Proteins from one Streptomyces sp. NBC_00289 genomic window:
- a CDS encoding AMP-binding protein, translated as MTTELFRSARDFLLAHREDYATAYDGFSWPRPRHFNWALDWFDVIAEGNERTALHIVEEDGTETVRSFAEMSERSDRVANRLREWGVRAEDRILVMLGNQAELWETALAAMKLRAVVIPATPLLGPADLRDRVERGQVRHVLVRAEDTGKFDEVPGRYTRIAVGGAPAGWQPYEDAYAAPAGFTPDGPTLADDPLMLYFTSGTTARPKLVEHTHVSYPVGHLATMYWIGLKPGDVHLNISSPGWAKHAWSNLFAPWNAEATVFLHNYTRFDAPRLLAEMDRAGVTTFCAPPTVWRMLIQADLTQLRTPPREAVAAGEPLNPEVIEQVRRAWGVTIRDGFGQTETAVQVSNSPGQPLKTGSMGRPSPGYRVELLDPVSGAPGAAEGEIALDLSAKPVGLMTGYHGDADRTAEAMAGGYYRTGDIGSRDADGYITYVGRADDVFKASDYKISPFELESALLEHEAVAEAAVVPAPDELRLAVPKAYVVLAEGWEPGPDTAKVLFEHSRQVLAPYKRLRRLEFAPLPKTVSGKIRRIELREATAAGSADEYREEDFR; from the coding sequence ATGACCACGGAGCTCTTCCGCAGCGCGCGGGACTTCCTGCTGGCACACCGCGAGGACTACGCCACCGCCTACGACGGCTTCTCCTGGCCCAGGCCGCGGCACTTCAACTGGGCGCTCGACTGGTTCGACGTCATCGCGGAGGGCAACGAGCGGACCGCGCTGCACATCGTCGAGGAGGACGGCACCGAGACCGTGCGGTCCTTCGCCGAGATGTCCGAGCGCTCCGACCGGGTCGCGAACCGGCTGCGCGAGTGGGGGGTCCGCGCCGAGGACCGCATCCTCGTCATGCTCGGCAACCAGGCCGAACTGTGGGAGACGGCCCTGGCCGCGATGAAGCTGCGCGCCGTCGTCATCCCGGCCACCCCGCTGCTCGGGCCCGCCGACCTGCGCGACCGGGTCGAGCGCGGCCAGGTCCGGCACGTCCTGGTGCGCGCGGAGGACACCGGCAAGTTCGACGAGGTGCCCGGCCGCTACACCCGTATCGCGGTCGGCGGGGCGCCGGCGGGCTGGCAGCCGTACGAGGACGCGTACGCGGCTCCCGCCGGCTTCACGCCCGACGGGCCCACCCTCGCCGACGACCCGCTGATGCTCTACTTCACCTCGGGCACCACCGCCCGCCCCAAGCTCGTCGAGCACACCCACGTGTCCTACCCGGTCGGACACCTGGCGACCATGTACTGGATCGGCCTCAAGCCCGGTGACGTGCACCTGAACATCTCCTCGCCGGGGTGGGCCAAGCACGCCTGGTCCAACCTGTTCGCGCCGTGGAACGCGGAGGCGACGGTCTTCCTGCACAACTACACGCGCTTCGACGCACCCCGCCTGCTGGCGGAGATGGACCGCGCCGGCGTGACCACCTTCTGCGCCCCGCCGACCGTGTGGCGCATGCTCATCCAGGCCGACCTGACCCAGCTGCGCACCCCGCCCCGCGAGGCCGTGGCCGCCGGCGAGCCGCTCAATCCCGAGGTCATCGAGCAGGTGCGGCGGGCCTGGGGGGTGACCATCCGGGACGGCTTCGGCCAGACCGAGACCGCGGTCCAGGTCTCCAACAGCCCCGGCCAGCCCCTGAAGACGGGCTCCATGGGACGGCCCAGTCCCGGATACCGCGTCGAACTCCTCGATCCGGTCTCGGGTGCCCCCGGCGCAGCCGAGGGCGAGATCGCCCTCGACCTGTCGGCGAAGCCGGTCGGCCTGATGACCGGGTACCACGGCGACGCCGACCGTACGGCGGAGGCGATGGCCGGGGGCTACTACCGGACCGGCGACATCGGCTCACGGGACGCCGACGGCTACATCACCTACGTCGGCCGCGCCGACGACGTCTTCAAGGCCTCCGACTACAAGATCTCCCCCTTCGAGCTGGAGAGCGCGCTGCTCGAACACGAGGCGGTGGCCGAGGCGGCCGTCGTACCCGCCCCCGACGAACTGCGCCTGGCCGTACCCAAGGCGTACGTCGTCCTCGCGGAGGGCTGGGAGCCGGGCCCCGACACGGCGAAGGTGCTGTTCGAGCATTCCCGGCAGGTCCTGGCCCCCTACAAGCGCCTGCGCCGCCTGGAGTTCGCCCCCCTGCCCAAGACCGTGTCCGGCAAGATCCGCCGGATCGAGCTGCGCGAGGCCACGGCCGCCGGCTCGGCCGACGAGTACCGCGAGGAGGACTTCCGGTGA
- a CDS encoding response regulator transcription factor — translation MAVDPIGATGAVEIRGALLRLRRTTGLPVAFGGLVDGGRPQMRISELCGTATPALSALAVTSGNGLGGKAVALARPCAVTDYSSSRQISHEYDTAVATEGLRSVLAVPVVVRRRVRGVLYGALRTAQPLGDRTLSAAMQAARDVEQALVLSDETRAVREEARAVLVAARAEPARGPGSGAALERVREAHAALRALAPRLTDPALRAELLDACDLLAGGVPGAPGACLAPRELDVLACVAAGATNAAAADRLGLRAETVKGYLRSAMRKLGARTRGEAVVAARRAGVLP, via the coding sequence GTGGCAGTAGACCCGATCGGGGCAACCGGAGCCGTGGAGATACGCGGTGCGCTGCTCCGGCTGCGGCGCACGACGGGGCTCCCGGTCGCCTTCGGCGGCCTGGTGGACGGCGGGCGTCCGCAGATGCGCATCAGCGAACTGTGCGGCACCGCCACACCCGCCCTGAGCGCGCTGGCGGTGACCTCGGGCAACGGCCTCGGCGGCAAGGCGGTGGCCCTGGCCCGTCCCTGCGCCGTGACGGACTACTCCTCCTCTCGGCAGATCAGCCACGAGTACGACACCGCCGTCGCCACCGAGGGGCTGCGGTCGGTGCTCGCGGTACCGGTGGTCGTACGGCGCCGGGTGCGCGGTGTGCTGTACGGCGCCCTGCGCACGGCCCAGCCACTGGGCGACCGCACGCTGAGCGCGGCGATGCAGGCGGCGCGGGACGTGGAGCAGGCGCTGGTCCTGAGCGACGAGACGCGGGCCGTGCGTGAGGAGGCGCGGGCGGTGCTGGTCGCCGCGCGGGCCGAGCCGGCCCGTGGGCCCGGGTCCGGAGCGGCGCTGGAGCGGGTGCGGGAGGCGCATGCGGCGTTGCGGGCGCTGGCGCCCCGGCTGACCGATCCCGCGCTGCGGGCGGAGTTGCTGGACGCCTGTGACCTGCTGGCCGGCGGGGTGCCGGGGGCGCCGGGGGCGTGTCTTGCTCCCCGGGAGCTGGACGTGCTGGCGTGCGTGGCCGCGGGGGCGACCAACGCGGCGGCGGCGGACCGGCTGGGCCTGCGGGCCGAGACGGTGAAGGGATATCTGAGGTCGGCGATGCGGAAACTCGGGGCCCGCACCCGCGGAGAGGCCGTCGTCGCCGCACGCCGGGCGGGGGTGTTGCCGTAG
- a CDS encoding AAA family ATPase yields the protein MTVRRDFQEPARCRPDLVIGREELSTAARDQLRRGGSVLLHGPAGIGKSTVLRSLAAEYGESARTVLRCSATESESHLPFLALADLLGLALGEVSDQLPAAQRTALESALTGRGESTLQRDGLALRLAVLSALRALAAKGPVLVVADDLQWLDPASAELLGFAARRLGDTPVQMLFAVRTEGQEYDRHLRASPPDTVAVRLGPLTRAQVSALLDHRGYTGLPRSTVRDIHRTSGGNPLFALELGRALAENPTPPRPGEPLPVPTSLRALVLNRLEMLSYEARRTLLVASAGARPTVALLHAAGRENAEAETAQAAELGLLATEPEGPAVRFAHPLISAALYAEAPAQDRRAAHAALSTAASDPIERARHLALATTGTDPDVAARLAEAATLARDRGAPSVAASMGLLAARHTPADSTPGPDERRLQAAEDAITSGEVDLARDIAHDVLGRATVPADRVRAWMVVIEAAGQALGDVDAVFPQALADAGDDPRLLALVHYQLAWRGLVVEGDFAEGREQAAHAAELAARAGDRRTELLALAFQAQTETLMGHPDAPATIKRALKEPQDPQVACHHNGAGSTRFRWLIMSDQLAEARNTVTALLREVRRRGMVESEVHFLRLLAETELRSGHCGRALDLARESLRLARDSGIGRVASALLTSLAEASGGDVDRALALAREAVEHAEEDGDQMYISRTLAALGHAQLVAGDPEGTVRSLRRVRELEHALGITDPARGRWHGDLAEALVRIGEIGEAQDVINVTREHALRLERESVLAVLDRAEALVRAARGEHDAAIAQLTSVQDRLAKLGYGLEEARAAFALASLRTASRPGPTSYDEAARLFRRCRALPWLRQVEAAAAAAPAKAVPAPDPALDALDGLAAMERQVAALVMEGATNREIAGRLFISVKTVEATLTRVYRKLGIRSRVDIVRLTAGRHPK from the coding sequence GTGACCGTGCGACGGGACTTCCAGGAGCCTGCCAGATGCCGCCCCGACCTGGTCATCGGCAGGGAGGAACTGTCCACCGCCGCTCGTGACCAGCTCAGGCGGGGTGGCAGCGTGCTGCTCCACGGCCCGGCCGGAATAGGAAAGTCGACCGTGCTGCGGTCATTGGCCGCGGAATACGGCGAGTCGGCGCGGACCGTGCTGCGCTGCTCGGCGACCGAGTCCGAATCCCACCTCCCCTTCCTGGCCCTGGCCGACCTCCTCGGCCTGGCCCTCGGCGAGGTCTCCGACCAGCTTCCCGCGGCCCAGCGCACGGCCCTGGAGTCGGCGCTCACCGGGCGCGGCGAGTCCACCCTGCAACGCGACGGACTGGCGCTGCGCCTGGCCGTGCTGTCCGCGCTGCGCGCGCTCGCCGCCAAGGGCCCCGTCCTGGTCGTCGCCGACGACCTCCAGTGGCTGGATCCGGCCAGCGCGGAACTGCTCGGCTTCGCCGCCCGCCGCCTGGGCGACACCCCCGTGCAGATGCTGTTCGCGGTGCGGACCGAGGGACAGGAGTACGACCGCCATCTACGCGCGTCCCCGCCGGACACCGTCGCCGTCCGGCTCGGCCCGCTCACCCGCGCGCAGGTGTCGGCGCTGCTCGACCACCGCGGCTACACCGGCCTGCCCCGCTCCACCGTCCGCGACATCCACCGCACCAGCGGCGGCAACCCGCTGTTCGCGCTCGAACTCGGTCGCGCCCTGGCCGAGAACCCGACCCCGCCCCGGCCGGGCGAGCCGCTGCCGGTGCCCACCTCGCTGCGGGCCCTGGTGCTGAACCGGCTGGAGATGCTCTCCTACGAGGCCCGCCGCACCCTGCTCGTGGCCAGCGCGGGCGCCCGCCCCACCGTCGCCCTGCTGCACGCGGCCGGCCGGGAGAACGCCGAGGCCGAGACGGCACAGGCGGCCGAGCTGGGGCTGCTCGCGACGGAGCCCGAGGGTCCCGCCGTACGGTTCGCGCACCCCCTGATCTCGGCGGCGCTGTACGCGGAGGCTCCCGCCCAGGACCGGCGGGCCGCGCACGCCGCGCTGTCCACCGCCGCCTCCGACCCCATCGAACGGGCCCGGCACCTGGCCCTGGCGACCACCGGCACCGACCCCGACGTGGCCGCCCGGCTCGCCGAGGCCGCCACCCTGGCCCGGGACCGCGGAGCACCGTCGGTGGCCGCGTCGATGGGGCTGCTCGCCGCCCGGCACACCCCCGCGGACAGCACACCGGGCCCCGACGAGCGGCGGTTGCAGGCCGCCGAGGACGCGATCACCTCCGGAGAGGTCGACCTGGCCCGGGACATCGCACACGACGTGCTGGGCCGCGCCACCGTCCCCGCCGACCGGGTGCGGGCCTGGATGGTGGTGATCGAGGCGGCCGGACAGGCCCTCGGCGACGTGGACGCCGTCTTCCCGCAGGCGCTGGCCGACGCGGGCGACGATCCGCGGCTGCTCGCCCTGGTCCACTACCAGCTCGCCTGGCGGGGACTCGTGGTGGAGGGCGACTTCGCGGAGGGCCGGGAGCAGGCCGCGCACGCGGCGGAACTGGCCGCCCGGGCCGGCGACCGGCGCACCGAACTGCTGGCGCTCGCCTTCCAGGCGCAGACCGAGACCCTGATGGGCCACCCGGACGCGCCCGCCACCATCAAACGGGCGCTGAAGGAACCCCAGGACCCGCAGGTGGCGTGCCACCACAACGGGGCCGGCTCGACCCGCTTCCGCTGGCTGATCATGAGCGACCAGCTGGCCGAGGCCCGCAACACCGTCACCGCGCTGCTGCGCGAGGTGCGCCGGCGCGGCATGGTCGAGAGCGAGGTGCACTTCCTGCGTCTGCTCGCCGAGACCGAACTGCGCTCGGGACACTGCGGCCGGGCCCTCGACCTGGCCCGCGAGAGCCTGCGGCTGGCCCGGGACTCCGGCATCGGCCGGGTGGCCTCCGCCCTGCTCACCTCGCTCGCGGAGGCCTCCGGCGGAGATGTGGACCGGGCCCTCGCGCTGGCCCGGGAAGCGGTGGAGCACGCCGAGGAGGACGGCGACCAGATGTACATCTCCCGCACCCTCGCCGCCCTCGGGCACGCGCAGCTGGTCGCCGGGGACCCCGAGGGGACGGTGCGGTCGCTGCGCCGGGTGCGGGAGTTGGAGCACGCGCTCGGCATCACCGACCCGGCCCGCGGCCGCTGGCACGGTGACCTCGCCGAGGCCCTGGTGCGCATCGGCGAGATCGGCGAGGCGCAGGACGTCATCAACGTGACGCGGGAACACGCGCTGCGGCTGGAGCGCGAGAGCGTGCTGGCCGTGCTGGACCGGGCGGAGGCCCTGGTGCGGGCCGCGCGCGGCGAACACGACGCCGCGATCGCCCAGCTGACGTCCGTTCAGGACCGGCTGGCCAAGCTGGGATACGGCCTCGAGGAGGCGCGGGCCGCGTTCGCGCTGGCCTCGCTGCGCACCGCGAGCAGGCCGGGGCCGACCTCGTACGACGAGGCGGCCCGCCTGTTCCGGCGCTGCCGGGCGCTGCCCTGGCTGCGCCAGGTGGAGGCTGCCGCGGCGGCGGCCCCCGCGAAGGCCGTGCCGGCGCCGGACCCCGCGCTCGACGCGCTGGACGGCCTTGCCGCGATGGAGCGTCAGGTCGCGGCGCTCGTCATGGAGGGCGCCACCAACAGGGAGATCGCCGGACGGCTGTTCATCAGTGTCAAGACGGTCGAGGCGACCCTCACCCGGGTCTACCGCAAGCTCGGGATCCGCTCCCGGGTGGACATCGTCCGGCTGACGGCGGGGCGCCACCCCAAGTGA
- a CDS encoding trypsin-like serine protease, whose protein sequence is MFGLHRAQKTAAVVAATAAAAATALLSAPTAVAAPQPIVGGSTTTTTTYPFMMQITDASQNQFCGGTLVSATKVVTAAHCMVGETTSSVRVVGGRTYLNGTNGTVSRVSKIWINPDYTDATNGDDVAVLTLSTSMPYTKASYVSSSQTSVYAAGTTARIVGWGTTSENGSSSNQLRTATVPIVSNSSCSTSYGSDFVASDMVCAGYTSGGVDTCQGDSGGPLLIGGVLAGITSWGEGCAEAGYPGVYTRLTTFSSLVTTQVNS, encoded by the coding sequence ATGTTCGGGCTCCACCGCGCACAGAAGACCGCCGCCGTCGTCGCGGCGACCGCCGCCGCCGCAGCGACCGCACTGCTCAGCGCCCCCACCGCTGTAGCCGCCCCCCAGCCCATCGTGGGCGGTTCGACGACCACCACGACGACGTACCCGTTCATGATGCAGATCACGGACGCCTCGCAGAACCAGTTCTGCGGCGGCACCCTGGTGTCGGCCACCAAGGTGGTCACGGCCGCGCACTGCATGGTCGGCGAGACCACCAGCAGCGTCCGCGTCGTGGGCGGCCGCACCTACCTGAACGGCACCAACGGCACCGTCTCCAGAGTCAGCAAGATCTGGATCAACCCCGACTACACGGACGCCACCAACGGCGACGACGTGGCCGTGCTGACGCTGTCGACGTCGATGCCGTACACCAAGGCGTCGTACGTCTCGTCCTCCCAGACCAGCGTGTACGCGGCCGGCACCACCGCACGCATCGTCGGCTGGGGCACCACCTCGGAGAACGGCAGCTCCTCCAACCAGCTGCGGACCGCGACCGTGCCGATCGTGTCCAACTCCAGCTGCAGCACTTCCTACGGCTCCGACTTCGTCGCGAGCGACATGGTGTGCGCCGGATACACCTCCGGCGGCGTAGACACCTGCCAGGGCGACAGCGGCGGTCCCCTGCTCATCGGGGGCGTCCTGGCAGGGATCACTTCTTGGGGCGAGGGCTGCGCGGAGGCCGGTTACCCGGGTGTCTACACCCGGCTGACCACCTTCTCGAGCCTGGTGACCACCCAGGTCAACTCATAG
- a CDS encoding winged helix DNA-binding domain-containing protein, whose amino-acid sequence MTKTTATAPLLDARALNRATLDRQLLLRRSPLSAREAVEHLLGLQAQNVKPPYYALAARLEGFAPGELSGLMDRRDVVRIVTMRSTIHTHTADDCLTLRPLVQAARDRELGAFRKGLVGVDLDRLAVLARDLVETEPRTMKQLREALLTEWPDADPQALAIAARCRLPLVQVTPRGLWGRSGQVALTTAEHWLGRPARPAPAPDATVLRYLAAFGPASVKDMQTWAGLTRLRDAFERLRPRLLTFRDENGVELFDLPDAPRPDPGTPAPPRFLPEFDNLLLSHADRTRVVPPAYWGRTWQGNQAHSTLLVDGFLAGVWRLEETALVVEPFGRLSRPQRDEVTAEGERMLRVMHPDTSYDIRFGAVVRR is encoded by the coding sequence ATGACGAAGACGACCGCGACGGCTCCCCTGCTCGACGCCCGCGCCCTGAACCGCGCGACCCTCGACCGCCAGCTGCTGCTGCGCCGCTCGCCGCTGTCCGCCCGGGAGGCTGTGGAGCACCTTCTCGGCCTCCAGGCGCAGAACGTCAAACCGCCGTACTACGCGCTCGCCGCCCGGCTGGAGGGCTTCGCTCCCGGGGAGTTGTCGGGACTGATGGACCGGCGGGACGTCGTGCGGATCGTCACCATGCGCTCGACCATCCACACCCACACCGCCGACGACTGCCTCACCCTGCGCCCGCTCGTGCAGGCCGCGCGGGACCGCGAGCTCGGCGCCTTCCGCAAGGGACTCGTGGGCGTCGACCTGGACCGGCTCGCCGTACTCGCCCGGGACCTCGTCGAAACCGAGCCGCGCACCATGAAACAGCTGCGTGAGGCACTGCTCACCGAGTGGCCGGACGCCGACCCGCAGGCCCTGGCGATCGCCGCCCGTTGCCGGCTTCCCCTGGTGCAGGTCACCCCGCGCGGACTGTGGGGCCGAAGCGGCCAGGTCGCCCTCACCACCGCCGAACACTGGCTGGGCCGTCCCGCGCGTCCCGCCCCGGCACCCGACGCCACCGTGCTGCGCTACCTCGCCGCGTTCGGTCCGGCGTCGGTCAAGGACATGCAGACCTGGGCCGGTCTGACCCGATTGCGGGACGCGTTCGAACGCCTCCGTCCCCGGCTGCTCACCTTCCGCGACGAGAACGGCGTGGAGCTCTTCGACCTCCCGGACGCGCCCCGCCCCGACCCCGGCACCCCGGCCCCGCCCCGCTTCCTGCCCGAGTTCGACAACCTCCTGCTCTCCCACGCCGACCGCACCCGCGTCGTACCGCCCGCGTACTGGGGCCGGACCTGGCAGGGCAACCAGGCCCACAGCACGCTCCTGGTCGACGGCTTCCTCGCCGGCGTGTGGCGGCTGGAGGAGACCGCCCTCGTCGTCGAGCCGTTCGGCAGGCTCAGCCGGCCGCAGCGGGACGAGGTCACGGCCGAGGGAGAACGGATGCTGCGGGTGATGCACCCGGACACGTCGTACGACATCCGGTTCGGTGCCGTCGTACGACGCTGA
- a CDS encoding magnesium and cobalt transport protein CorA: protein MPERRARPTSKNPVKSAWRRAMAPPPPPSHERPEPGVRTPAPEPEPPSIVQAALYRDGVRVSSPATLADTFRELREQPSGMAWIGLARPTESELLTLAAEFDLHPLAVEDAMEAHQRPKLERYGDTLFVVLRAARYLDAPEEVDFGELHVFVGPDFVITVRHGAAPDLSAVRRRMEETPELLDLGPEAVLYAILDAVVDGYAPVVSGVQNDIDEIETEVFRGDPEVSRRIYELSREMVEFQRATRPLVGMLHGLMAGFAKYRTDEELQRYLRDVADHVTHTSERVDGFRQALQDILTVNATLVTQQQNAEMRALAEAGFEQNEEIKKISSWAAILFAPTLVGTIYGMNFDHMPELSWRFGYPFAIGLMGVVCVSLYLIFKRRDWL, encoded by the coding sequence ATGCCCGAGCGACGCGCCCGACCGACCTCGAAGAACCCCGTGAAGTCCGCCTGGCGCCGGGCCATGGCCCCGCCGCCCCCGCCGTCGCACGAACGGCCGGAGCCCGGCGTCCGGACGCCCGCCCCGGAGCCGGAGCCGCCCAGCATCGTGCAGGCGGCCCTGTACCGGGACGGCGTGCGCGTCTCCTCCCCCGCCACCCTCGCCGACACCTTCCGCGAGCTGCGCGAGCAGCCGTCCGGCATGGCCTGGATCGGCCTGGCCCGGCCCACGGAGAGTGAACTCCTCACCCTGGCGGCGGAGTTCGACCTGCATCCACTCGCGGTCGAGGACGCGATGGAGGCGCACCAGCGTCCCAAGCTGGAGCGCTACGGCGACACCCTCTTCGTCGTCCTGCGCGCCGCCCGCTACCTGGACGCCCCGGAGGAGGTCGACTTCGGCGAACTGCACGTGTTCGTGGGCCCCGACTTCGTCATCACGGTCCGGCACGGCGCGGCCCCCGACCTCTCGGCGGTCCGCCGCCGCATGGAGGAGACGCCGGAGCTGCTGGACCTGGGCCCGGAGGCAGTGCTGTACGCGATCCTGGACGCGGTGGTCGACGGCTACGCGCCGGTCGTGTCCGGCGTCCAGAACGACATCGACGAGATCGAGACCGAGGTCTTCCGCGGCGACCCCGAGGTCTCCCGCCGCATCTACGAACTGTCCCGCGAGATGGTCGAGTTCCAGCGAGCCACCCGCCCCCTCGTCGGCATGCTGCACGGCCTCATGGCCGGCTTCGCGAAGTACCGCACGGACGAGGAGCTCCAGCGTTACCTCCGCGACGTCGCCGACCACGTGACCCACACCAGCGAACGCGTCGACGGCTTCCGCCAGGCCCTCCAGGACATCCTCACGGTGAACGCGACCCTGGTGACCCAGCAACAGAACGCGGAGATGCGGGCGTTGGCGGAGGCGGGGTTCGAACAGAACGAGGAGATCAAGAAGATCTCCTCCTGGGCCGCGATCCTGTTCGCTCCGACGCTGGTCGGGACGATCTACGGGATGAACTTCGACCACATGCCCGAGCTGAGCTGGCGCTTCGGGTACCCGTTCGCGATCGGCCTGATGGGCGTGGTCTGCGTCAGCCTGTACCTGATCTTCAAGCGGCGCGACTGGCTCTGA
- a CDS encoding LuxR C-terminal-related transcriptional regulator, with protein sequence MTTVLIVSEQALQRLGLRMLLTAEAGLTVVGEAANGTDAVRASDELRPDIVLLDSRTPDGADGVDTIRRLTRPHSLPGAVEAGGHPPRLLILGAGGLDAYTHAALRAGAGGFLPENALPGELTAAVRAVAAGNAVIPPGLTRELIDAVRNRGPVRPSGREHRLGALTERERDVLTAVASGWSNVEIAQRLSIAPTTVKSHVSSIFTKIGARARVQAVVFAYESGLVRPR encoded by the coding sequence ATGACCACCGTACTCATCGTCAGCGAACAAGCCCTGCAACGCCTCGGCCTGCGCATGCTGCTCACCGCAGAGGCCGGCCTGACCGTCGTCGGCGAGGCCGCCAACGGGACCGATGCGGTCCGCGCGAGCGACGAACTCCGCCCCGACATCGTCCTGTTGGACAGCCGCACGCCCGACGGCGCGGATGGCGTCGACACCATCCGCCGGCTCACCCGCCCCCACTCCCTTCCCGGCGCCGTCGAGGCGGGCGGACATCCACCCCGGCTGCTGATCCTGGGCGCCGGCGGACTCGACGCGTACACCCACGCCGCCCTGCGCGCCGGCGCCGGCGGATTCCTGCCCGAGAACGCGCTGCCCGGCGAGCTGACCGCCGCGGTCCGCGCGGTCGCCGCCGGAAACGCCGTCATCCCACCCGGCCTGACCCGCGAACTCATCGACGCCGTCCGCAACCGGGGACCCGTCCGCCCCTCCGGGCGGGAACACCGGCTCGGGGCGTTGACCGAGCGCGAACGCGACGTCCTGACCGCCGTCGCCTCCGGCTGGTCCAACGTCGAGATCGCCCAGCGCCTGTCCATCGCCCCGACGACCGTCAAGTCCCATGTCAGCAGCATCTTCACCAAGATCGGCGCCCGGGCCCGCGTCCAGGCGGTCGTCTTCGCCTATGAGTCGGGGCTGGTACGGCCGCGGTGA
- a CDS encoding family 43 glycosylhydrolase — translation MPRMPHPHALVRTIGRPRTAHLARTARTPRLGSVLLCVLTALVALVATTQPASAAAGRPYTNPLKSAKGADPWLQYHDGNYYLITTTFTGILGIRKSPTLAGLAGAPNVQVWSDTTSTRNTNIWAPELHLFNGHWYLYYSAGQSGVACCDSQRTHVLESAGTDPLGPYTYKGSLTGSNLSPGGWLIDATVLEAKGGLYLVGSGSVNGSAQSLVIAPMSNPYTLASSSFTVISSPTLSWETSGAPVNEGPEPLHHDGRTFLTYSASYCQTPDYKLGQLELTGSDPLSRASWTKKQTPVFQRSDTNGVYGPGHNGFFTSPDGTENWIVYHANSSSGGGCGNGRTTRAQKFTWNTDGTPNFGTPVALGASLPGPSGETAATPTSYTLVNRNSGKCLDLAGGSSADGTNVFQWTCTGGTNQKWRIEDQGDDTSRLVNVATGGVLDAADCSTADGADLRQWSWLNNKCQRYRLVFTATGDYVRIVNENSGKVADVADCGTADGTDVRQWSWLSNTCQQWRLVPTT, via the coding sequence ATGCCTCGAATGCCCCATCCGCATGCCCTGGTTCGCACCATCGGCAGACCTCGCACCGCACACCTGGCCCGGACGGCGCGCACCCCACGCCTCGGATCGGTGCTGCTGTGCGTCCTCACCGCGCTCGTCGCCCTGGTGGCGACGACCCAGCCGGCCTCCGCCGCGGCCGGCCGGCCGTACACCAACCCGCTCAAGTCGGCCAAGGGCGCCGACCCCTGGCTCCAGTACCACGACGGCAACTACTACCTGATCACCACGACGTTCACCGGCATCCTCGGCATACGCAAGTCGCCGACGCTCGCGGGCCTCGCCGGGGCGCCCAACGTCCAGGTGTGGTCGGACACCACGTCGACGCGCAACACCAACATCTGGGCACCGGAGCTCCACCTGTTCAACGGCCACTGGTACCTGTACTACTCCGCCGGCCAGAGCGGCGTGGCCTGCTGCGACTCGCAGCGCACCCATGTCCTGGAGAGCGCCGGCACCGACCCGCTCGGCCCCTACACGTACAAAGGCTCGCTGACCGGCTCGAATCTCTCGCCGGGCGGCTGGCTCATCGACGCGACCGTGCTCGAGGCCAAGGGCGGTCTCTACCTCGTCGGCAGCGGTTCCGTGAACGGCAGCGCGCAGAGCCTGGTCATCGCGCCGATGAGCAACCCGTACACCCTGGCGAGCAGTTCCTTCACGGTCATCTCCAGCCCCACGCTGAGCTGGGAGACCTCGGGCGCGCCGGTGAACGAGGGACCCGAGCCGCTCCACCACGACGGGCGCACCTTCCTCACGTACTCCGCGAGCTACTGTCAGACCCCCGACTACAAGCTCGGCCAACTGGAGCTGACCGGCTCCGATCCGCTGAGCCGGGCGTCCTGGACCAAGAAGCAGACGCCCGTCTTCCAGCGCAGTGACACCAACGGCGTCTACGGGCCCGGGCACAACGGCTTCTTCACCTCGCCCGACGGCACCGAGAACTGGATCGTCTACCACGCCAACTCCTCCTCCGGCGGCGGCTGCGGCAACGGACGGACCACCCGCGCCCAGAAGTTCACCTGGAACACGGACGGCACGCCGAACTTCGGCACGCCCGTCGCGCTCGGCGCCTCGCTGCCCGGCCCGTCCGGCGAGACGGCGGCCACCCCGACCTCGTACACCCTCGTCAACCGCAACAGCGGCAAGTGTCTGGACCTGGCGGGCGGCAGCAGCGCCGACGGCACCAACGTCTTCCAGTGGACCTGCACCGGCGGCACCAACCAGAAGTGGCGGATCGAGGACCAGGGCGACGACACCAGCCGGCTGGTCAACGTCGCCACCGGCGGCGTACTCGACGCGGCCGACTGCTCCACCGCCGACGGCGCCGATCTGCGGCAGTGGTCCTGGCTGAACAACAAGTGCCAGCGCTACCGGCTGGTCTTCACCGCCACGGGCGACTACGTGCGGATCGTCAACGAGAACAGCGGCAAGGTCGCCGACGTGGCCGACTGCGGCACCGCCGACGGCACCGACGTACGGCAGTGGTCCTGGCTGAGCAACACCTGCCAGCAGTGGCGCCTCGTCCCCACGACCTGA